In Lepidochelys kempii isolate rLepKem1 chromosome 10, rLepKem1.hap2, whole genome shotgun sequence, a single window of DNA contains:
- the LOC140917856 gene encoding ATP-sensitive inward rectifier potassium channel 12 — protein MLDSGMSKGRVNAYSIVSSEEDGLRLTTMPGVNGFGNGKIHTRRKCRNRFVKKNGQCNVEFTNMDDKPQRYIADMFTTCVDIRWRYMLLLFSLAFLVSWLLFGLIFWLIALVHGDLENPAGDDSFKPCVLQVNGFVAAFLFSIETQTTIGYGFRCVTEECPIAVFMVVVQSIVGCIIDSFMIGAIMAKMARPKKRAQTLLFSHNAVVAMRDGKLCLMWRVGNLRKSHIVEAHVRAQLIKPRITEEGEYIPLDQIDIDVGFDKGLDRIFLVSPITILHEINEESPLFGISHQDLETDDFEIVVILEGMVEATAMTTQARSSYLASEILWGHRFEPVLFEEKNQYKVDYSHFHKTYEVPSTPRCSAKDLVENKFLLPSTNSFCYENELAFMSRDEEEEEEEDDDSRGLDDLNPDNRHEFDRLQATIALDQRSYRRESEI, from the coding sequence ATGCTTGACTCAGGGATGAGCAAAGGCAGAGTCAACGCATACAGCATAGTATCCTCTGAGGAAGACGGGCTGAGGTTGACCACCATGCCAGGAGTCAACGGCTTTGGGAACGGTAAGATCCACACCAGGAGGAAATGCCGGAATAGGTTCGTGAAGAAGAATGGCCAATGCAATGTCGAGTTCACCAACATGGATGACAAGCCTCAAAGATACATCGCTGACATGTTCACGACATGTGTCGACATCCGCTGGAGGTACATGTTGTTGCTCTTCTCCCTTGCCTTTCTGGTGTCCTGGTTATTATTTGGGCTGATTTTCTGGCTCATTGCACTTGTCCATGGAGACCTAGAAAACCCAGCCGGGGATGACAGCTTCAAGCCTTGTGTTCTTCAAGTGAACGGCTTTGTGGCTGCTTTTCTGTTCTCCATTGAAACCCAAACGACGATCGGCTATGGATTCCGCTGCGTGACAGAGGAGTGCCCGATAGCCGTCTTCATGGTGGTGGTGCAGTCCATTGTGGGGTGTATAATCGACTCCTTCATGATTGGGGCAATCATGGCAAAGATGGCCAGGCCCAAGAAAAGGGCCCAAACATTACTTTTCAGCCATAATGCTGTTGTGGCCATGAGAGATGGGAagctctgcctgatgtggagagtTGGGAACCTTCGAAAAAGCCACATTGTGGAAGCCCATGTGAGAGCTCAGTTAATTAAGCCTAGAATCACCGAGGAGGGGGAATATATCCCCCTTGATCAAATAGACATTGACGTTGGGTTTGACAAAGGCTTGGACCGTATTTTCTTGGTGTCACCAATCACTATTCTTCATGAGATCAATGAGGAAAGCCCGCTGTTTGGAATTAGCCACCAGGACCTGGAAACAGATGACTTTGAAATTGTGGTGATCCTTGAAGGGATGGTAGAAGCCACAGCCATGACAACACAAGCTCGGAGCTCCTACTTGGCCAGCGAGATCCTGTGGGGCCACCGCTTTGAGCCCGTCCTGTTTGAGGAGAAAAACCAGTACAAAGTAGACTACTCACACTTCCACAAAACCTACGAGGTGCCGTCGACCCCGCGCTGCAGTGCTAAGGACTTGGTGGAGAACAAATTCCTGCTCCCTAGCACCAACTCCTTCTGCTACGAGAATGAGCTGGCCTTCATGAGCcgtgatgaggaggaggaggaagaggaggatgatgACAGCAGGGGTCTGGATGACCTGAACCCGGACAACAGGCATGAATTTGACAGGCTTCAGGCCACGATAGCACTGGATCAGAGGTCATATAGAAGGGAGTCAGAAATATGA